One Myxococcota bacterium genomic region harbors:
- the rpsU gene encoding 30S ribosomal protein S21 — translation MPVIKVRDNEPFEVAMKRFKKQCEKAGILSELKRREYYDKPSIRKKKKAAAARKRALKKMRRMAR, via the coding sequence ATGCCCGTGATCAAAGTCCGCGACAACGAGCCCTTCGAGGTCGCGATGAAGCGTTTCAAGAAACAGTGCGAGAAGGCCGGCATCCTCAGCGAGCTGAAGCGTCGCGAGTACTACGACAAGCCGAGCATCCGCAAGAAGAAGAAGGCAGCCGCCGCCCGCAAGCGCGCTCTCAAGAAGATGCGCCGGATGGCCCGCTGA
- the hisA gene encoding 1-(5-phosphoribosyl)-5-[(5-phosphoribosylamino)methylideneamino]imidazole-4-carboxamide isomerase, with translation MSGFEVIPAIDLLGGECVRLAQGRYDAATVYEADPARAAARFAEQRIRRLHVVDLDGARDGKPTNRAAIAAIVGAVGDIPVQLGGGLRNLESVVAALDTGVQRVVLGTAALRDPDLVREAAKRFPGQIVVGLDAKDGRVSVEGWLETGEALVADVARRFEDAGVAAIVHTDIARDGMLTGPNLEATAALADAIEIPVIVSGGVSSVEDLEAAARESARGIAGAIVGRALYTGDVDLATALARVEDVAC, from the coding sequence GTGAGCGGCTTCGAAGTGATTCCCGCGATCGACCTGCTCGGGGGCGAGTGCGTTCGGCTCGCCCAGGGGCGCTACGACGCGGCGACCGTCTACGAGGCCGACCCGGCGCGCGCGGCCGCGCGGTTCGCAGAGCAGCGCATCCGGCGGCTCCACGTCGTCGACCTCGACGGTGCGCGCGACGGCAAGCCGACCAACCGGGCCGCGATTGCCGCGATCGTGGGTGCGGTCGGCGACATCCCCGTGCAGCTCGGCGGCGGGTTGCGCAATCTCGAGAGTGTGGTCGCCGCGCTCGACACGGGTGTGCAGCGCGTCGTCCTCGGCACCGCAGCTCTGCGTGATCCCGACCTCGTGCGCGAGGCCGCGAAGCGTTTCCCCGGTCAGATCGTGGTAGGCCTCGACGCGAAGGACGGCCGCGTGTCCGTCGAGGGCTGGCTCGAGACCGGCGAGGCGCTCGTGGCCGACGTGGCGCGACGCTTCGAGGACGCCGGGGTGGCGGCCATCGTCCATACCGACATCGCTCGCGACGGGATGCTCACCGGCCCCAACCTCGAGGCCACGGCGGCATTGGCGGACGCCATCGAGATCCCGGTGATCGTGAGTGGCGGCGTGTCGAGCGTGGAAGACCTGGAAGCAGCGGCGCGGGAGAGCGCGCGCGGCATCGCGGGCGCGATCGTCGGCCGTGCGCTCTACACCGGCGACGTCGATCTCGCGACGGCACTCGCCCGGGTGGAGGACGTCGCGTGCTGA
- the prmC gene encoding peptide chain release factor N(5)-glutamine methyltransferase gives MTSPAPPAAGDAAPARRERNDSGDRVWTVLDLLRWTTDHFAERGIESARLDAECLLAHALGVQRLQLYLDFEKPVLPAEREPFRELVRKRGQERIPVAQLTGAREFWSLSLGVNSHVLIPRPETETLVSAALDLLGDRQAPVRILDLGTGSGAVALALASECPQAVIVATDISQEALKLAQHNAETLDMQARIEFVRGDWEAALRGPFDCVVSNPPYLAEGERTGLAPELSHEPDGALFAGEDGLRDLERLGRKLPELLAEDGGVALELAPGQEQAVMGWVAEAGLTPGLERDLAGRPRVVTGRRGPEVGRANAGIPAPSDTRGGC, from the coding sequence GTGACCTCCCCCGCTCCCCCGGCAGCGGGCGACGCGGCCCCCGCGCGGCGCGAGCGGAACGACTCCGGCGATCGGGTCTGGACCGTGCTCGACCTGCTGCGCTGGACGACGGACCATTTTGCCGAGCGCGGCATCGAGTCGGCCCGGCTCGACGCCGAGTGTCTGCTCGCCCACGCCCTGGGCGTCCAGCGGCTCCAGCTCTACCTCGACTTCGAGAAGCCGGTGCTGCCGGCCGAGCGGGAGCCCTTCCGGGAGCTCGTCCGGAAGCGGGGCCAAGAGCGGATTCCGGTGGCCCAGCTCACGGGCGCCCGCGAGTTCTGGTCGCTATCTCTGGGGGTTAATTCCCACGTCCTGATTCCGCGGCCCGAAACCGAGACCCTCGTCTCGGCGGCCCTGGATCTGCTGGGGGATCGCCAAGCCCCCGTCCGGATTCTCGATTTGGGGACCGGGTCGGGAGCGGTGGCCCTGGCCCTCGCGTCGGAATGCCCACAGGCGGTGATCGTCGCCACGGATATCTCGCAGGAAGCGCTCAAACTCGCGCAACACAATGCCGAAACACTCGATATGCAAGCGCGAATCGAATTCGTTCGCGGCGATTGGGAGGCGGCCCTCCGCGGCCCCTTCGATTGCGTCGTCTCGAACCCGCCGTATCTCGCCGAGGGCGAGCGGACGGGGCTCGCGCCCGAGCTGTCCCACGAACCCGACGGAGCGCTCTTCGCCGGTGAGGATGGGCTGCGCGATCTCGAGCGTCTCGGCCGGAAGCTGCCGGAACTGCTCGCCGAGGACGGAGGCGTGGCCCTCGAACTCGCGCCGGGCCAGGAGCAGGCCGTGATGGGGTGGGTCGCCGAAGCCGGCCTCACGCCGGGTCTCGAGCGGGACCTCGCGGGCCGACCGCGGGTCGTCACCGGCCGTCGCGGCCCGGAGGTGGGTCGCGCGAACGCAGGAATCCCGGCACCTTCCGACACCAGGGGGGGATGCTGA
- a CDS encoding arylsulfatase, with protein MPTPLRVAVRLIGILWAACLTVPSPAAARPHILLIVADDLGWRDVGYHGSEIETPHIDRIANEGIELDRFYAQPSCSPTRAALMTGKSPLRLGIDRPISKIERTGLPLEETLLPEVLAGLGYRRWLVGKWHLGHYTPDWFPQARGFEHFYGSVTGGIGYWDHNHGGGHDWQRNGRTLREEGYTTHLVVEEAERLLDSADDERPIFLYAAFHAPHLPNEAPPATIQRYGAIEDERRRIHAAMVSELDAGIGRLLASFERRGMLANTLVFFASDNGGATPAAVDDSLRTAMDALVWAFGRPLPVAGVELLAVNVLDGGSDNRPLPKGKGSVSEGGVRVPAAIWWPGRLEGGRHDGFMTVSDVLPTLLEAIGGEDALPQGLDGRSQWSALQGADAGEPPDYLVSGLEGVAVYRYPWKLIDPDAPRLYHLTDDPLETRDRAADAPDLVAELVDVARRWPRGAPLDRSIVEILWDPDSFGGVEDREPWADVARERSRQAESP; from the coding sequence TTGCCTACCCCCCTGCGCGTTGCGGTTCGGCTCATCGGGATCCTGTGGGCCGCGTGTCTCACTGTGCCGAGCCCGGCGGCGGCGCGTCCTCACATCCTGCTGATCGTCGCCGACGATCTCGGTTGGCGCGACGTCGGTTATCACGGAAGCGAGATCGAGACACCCCACATCGATCGGATCGCGAACGAGGGCATCGAACTCGACCGCTTCTACGCGCAGCCTTCCTGCAGTCCGACGCGCGCCGCGTTGATGACGGGGAAGTCGCCGCTTCGGCTGGGGATCGACCGACCGATCTCGAAGATCGAGCGTACCGGGCTGCCGCTCGAGGAAACGCTGCTGCCCGAGGTTCTGGCGGGTCTCGGCTACCGACGCTGGCTCGTGGGGAAGTGGCATCTCGGGCATTACACCCCGGATTGGTTTCCCCAGGCGCGCGGCTTCGAGCATTTCTACGGCAGCGTCACGGGCGGCATCGGCTATTGGGATCACAACCACGGTGGCGGGCACGACTGGCAGCGCAACGGCCGCACGCTGCGCGAAGAGGGCTACACCACGCACCTGGTCGTCGAAGAGGCGGAACGTCTGCTCGACAGCGCCGATGACGAGCGCCCGATCTTCCTCTACGCGGCGTTTCACGCGCCGCATCTTCCCAACGAAGCACCACCCGCCACGATCCAACGCTACGGCGCCATCGAAGACGAGCGCCGTCGGATTCATGCGGCCATGGTTTCCGAGCTCGATGCCGGGATCGGTCGTCTGCTCGCGTCCTTCGAGCGGCGGGGCATGCTCGCGAACACTCTCGTGTTCTTCGCAAGTGACAACGGAGGCGCGACGCCGGCGGCTGTCGACGATTCGCTCCGGACTGCGATGGATGCCCTCGTGTGGGCCTTCGGTCGTCCGCTCCCCGTTGCTGGCGTCGAACTCCTGGCGGTGAACGTCCTCGACGGGGGCAGCGACAACCGGCCGCTTCCGAAGGGAAAGGGCAGTGTTTCCGAGGGCGGTGTCCGTGTTCCTGCGGCGATCTGGTGGCCGGGCCGCCTGGAGGGAGGCCGGCACGACGGATTCATGACCGTCTCCGACGTGCTTCCGACACTACTCGAAGCCATCGGCGGTGAAGACGCGTTGCCGCAGGGGCTCGACGGGCGGAGTCAGTGGAGTGCGCTGCAGGGCGCAGACGCGGGGGAACCGCCGGATTACCTGGTGTCCGGTTTGGAGGGCGTGGCCGTCTATCGGTATCCGTGGAAGCTCATCGACCCGGACGCTCCCCGGCTCTATCACCTCACCGACGACCCGCTGGAGACGCGCGACCGTGCCGCCGACGCTCCGGATCTCGTCGCGGAGCTGGTGGACGTGGCGCGCCGATGGCCCCGCGGTGCACCGCTCGACCGTTCGATCGTCGAGATCCTCTGGGATCCGGACTCGTTCGGGGGCGTCGAGGATCGGGAGCCGTGGGCCGACGTCGCGCGTGAGCGAAGTCGGCAGGCCGAGTCACCCTGA
- the hisD gene encoding histidinol dehydrogenase: MAARETSKAIPLLRTADSGFERAFEKLLQRRDIGEEDVAKTVRKIVERVREHGDDEVFALTKKFDGADLEELEVTPAEFEEAGELIDPADRAALGKAAMRVREFHRKRIPSSWEIREEGGGTFGTRVRPLHRVGIYVPGGKAVYPSSVIMNAVPASVVEVPEIVMASPPDADGKLRPEVLMAAKVAGVHRVFKMGGAQAVAAMAFGTDTVPRVDKIVGPGNIYVATAKKEVFGEVGIDSEAGPTEVLVIADRSANPAWLAADLISQAEHDELAQAILVTPLKSIATRVQDQIAKQLKTLDRAKIAKKALATRSAVILAKDMAQCIEISDRYAPEHLLIASDDADKISKEIQNAGAIFLGHYTPVAVGDYLAGPNHVLPTGGSARFFSPLGVDDFLKRTSIVRFEPPKLRELGLDVVRLSEMEGLTGHGRSVEMRLQKIRRARREREAAREAEAELEL, translated from the coding sequence ATGGCAGCCCGTGAAACGAGCAAGGCCATCCCCCTCTTGCGCACGGCCGACAGCGGATTCGAACGCGCGTTCGAGAAGCTGTTGCAGCGGCGCGACATTGGTGAGGAGGACGTCGCGAAGACGGTTCGCAAGATCGTCGAGCGCGTCCGCGAGCACGGGGACGATGAAGTCTTCGCGCTGACCAAGAAGTTCGATGGCGCCGACCTCGAGGAACTCGAGGTGACGCCCGCCGAGTTCGAAGAGGCGGGTGAGCTGATCGACCCGGCCGACCGCGCTGCGCTCGGCAAGGCCGCGATGCGCGTGCGCGAGTTCCACCGCAAACGGATTCCCTCAAGCTGGGAGATTCGCGAAGAAGGCGGCGGCACGTTCGGAACGCGCGTGCGACCGCTCCACCGCGTGGGCATCTACGTGCCGGGCGGCAAGGCGGTGTATCCGTCGAGCGTGATCATGAACGCCGTACCGGCGTCGGTGGTCGAAGTGCCCGAGATCGTGATGGCGTCGCCGCCCGATGCGGACGGAAAGCTGCGACCCGAGGTGCTGATGGCCGCGAAGGTGGCCGGCGTGCACCGCGTCTTCAAGATGGGTGGCGCACAGGCCGTGGCCGCAATGGCGTTCGGGACGGACACCGTGCCGCGCGTCGACAAGATCGTGGGCCCGGGGAACATCTACGTCGCCACGGCGAAGAAGGAAGTCTTCGGCGAGGTGGGCATCGACAGCGAGGCCGGCCCGACCGAGGTGCTGGTGATCGCCGATCGCAGTGCCAACCCGGCGTGGCTCGCAGCCGACCTGATCTCCCAGGCCGAGCACGACGAACTCGCCCAGGCCATCCTGGTGACGCCGCTGAAGTCGATCGCGACCCGCGTGCAGGACCAGATCGCGAAGCAGCTGAAGACCCTGGACCGCGCAAAGATCGCGAAGAAGGCGTTGGCGACGCGCAGCGCCGTGATCCTGGCGAAGGACATGGCCCAGTGCATCGAGATCTCGGACCGCTACGCGCCCGAGCACCTGCTGATCGCCAGCGACGACGCGGACAAGATCAGCAAGGAGATCCAGAACGCCGGCGCGATCTTCCTCGGGCATTACACGCCCGTGGCGGTCGGCGACTATCTCGCGGGTCCGAACCACGTGCTGCCCACGGGCGGCTCGGCGCGCTTCTTCTCGCCCTTGGGGGTCGATGATTTCTTGAAGCGCACGAGTATCGTACGCTTCGAGCCGCCGAAGCTCCGCGAGCTGGGGCTCGACGTGGTGCGTCTCTCGGAGATGGAAGGCCTGACCGGTCACGGCAGGTCCGTGGAGATGCGCCTGCAGAAGATTCGCCGCGCGCGACGCGAGCGCGAAGCTGCGCGGGAGGCGGAGGCCGAACTCGAGCTATGA
- the hisF gene encoding imidazole glycerol phosphate synthase subunit HisF — MLNKRIIPCLDVDQGRVVKGVQYVDHVDAGDPVEVARRYDAQEADEITFLDITASHEERRILLDVVSRTAESVFMPLTVGGGVRSLEDIRDLLNAGADKVSIMTAAVQNPDLVGEAAVMIGSANLVVAIDARRRSAIEGDGSGEGWEVCTHGGRRPTGIDAVEWAARMAEAGAGEILLTSMDKDGTKSGYDLEMLRAVADRVAVPVIASGGGGSAEDLAAALDDGPAGGHCQAALAASIFHFHETTVPEVKRRLADLGIAVRAPSPDAVG; from the coding sequence GTGCTGAACAAGCGCATCATTCCCTGTCTCGACGTCGACCAGGGGCGCGTGGTGAAGGGCGTCCAGTACGTCGACCACGTCGACGCCGGCGATCCGGTCGAGGTCGCCCGGCGCTACGACGCGCAGGAAGCCGACGAGATCACCTTCCTCGACATCACCGCGAGTCACGAGGAGCGGCGCATCCTACTCGACGTGGTGTCGCGCACGGCCGAGAGCGTCTTCATGCCGCTCACCGTGGGCGGTGGTGTTCGCTCGCTCGAGGACATCCGCGATCTGCTGAACGCCGGTGCCGACAAGGTCTCGATCATGACGGCCGCCGTGCAGAACCCGGATCTCGTTGGCGAGGCCGCCGTGATGATCGGAAGCGCAAATTTGGTGGTGGCCATTGACGCGCGGCGTCGAAGTGCGATCGAAGGCGACGGATCGGGCGAGGGCTGGGAGGTCTGCACCCATGGCGGTCGGCGCCCGACCGGGATCGACGCGGTCGAGTGGGCGGCGCGGATGGCGGAGGCCGGGGCCGGCGAAATCCTGCTGACCAGCATGGACAAGGACGGCACCAAGAGCGGCTACGACCTCGAGATGCTGCGGGCCGTGGCCGACCGGGTCGCGGTCCCCGTGATCGCCTCGGGCGGCGGGGGCAGCGCCGAGGACCTCGCGGCCGCCCTGGACGACGGGCCGGCGGGAGGGCACTGCCAGGCGGCCTTGGCGGCCTCGATCTTCCACTTCCACGAGACGACCGTCCCCGAGGTGAAGCGGCGCCTGGCGGACCTCGGAATCGCCGTGCGCGCCCCCTCTCCAGACGCCGTCGGTTGA
- the prfA gene encoding peptide chain release factor 1, producing MSDLLDKIQVFADRAAALETELGDPEIAANPTEYGTRAKELARLRPAAEAAATYRKLLDDLEGARAMLEEDDEEMRELAKAEIESLEERQEPLEQEIRLLLLPRDPNDEKNAILEIRAGTGGQEAALFGMDLFRMYSRYAERQGWKVEPLSMSESDGGGLKEVIASVSGDQVFHRMKYERGVHRVQRVPATESQGRIHTSTVTVAVLPEAEDVDIALDPSDLRIDVYRSSGPGGQSVNTTDSAVRITHVPTGVVVQCQDEKSQHKNKAKAMKVLRSRILEAEQERAAGERASERRAQVGTGERSEKIRTYNFPQTRITDHRASVTLHKLDAALEGDLDELLDAVHSFMNAKNMEPDPA from the coding sequence ATGTCCGACCTGCTCGACAAGATCCAGGTCTTCGCGGATCGCGCTGCGGCCCTCGAGACCGAGCTCGGCGATCCCGAGATCGCTGCGAACCCGACCGAATACGGCACTCGGGCGAAGGAGCTCGCGCGCCTGCGTCCCGCGGCCGAAGCCGCCGCGACCTACCGCAAGCTGCTCGACGACCTCGAAGGCGCCCGCGCCATGCTCGAGGAAGACGACGAGGAGATGCGCGAGCTGGCGAAAGCGGAGATCGAGTCGCTGGAAGAGCGCCAGGAGCCCCTCGAGCAGGAGATCCGGCTGCTGCTCCTGCCCCGCGATCCCAACGACGAGAAGAACGCCATCCTCGAGATCCGCGCCGGCACCGGCGGTCAGGAGGCGGCGCTCTTCGGGATGGATCTCTTCCGCATGTACTCGCGCTACGCCGAGCGCCAGGGCTGGAAGGTGGAGCCGCTCTCGATGTCCGAGTCCGACGGGGGCGGCCTGAAGGAAGTGATCGCGTCGGTCAGCGGTGATCAGGTCTTCCACCGCATGAAGTACGAGCGCGGCGTCCACCGGGTGCAGCGCGTCCCCGCTACCGAGAGCCAGGGACGCATCCACACCTCGACGGTGACGGTGGCGGTGCTGCCCGAGGCCGAGGACGTCGACATCGCCCTCGACCCGAGCGACCTGCGCATCGACGTGTATCGCTCGTCGGGGCCCGGTGGCCAGAGCGTCAACACGACGGACTCGGCGGTGCGCATCACCCACGTGCCGACGGGTGTCGTCGTCCAGTGTCAGGACGAGAAGAGCCAGCACAAGAACAAGGCGAAGGCGATGAAGGTGCTGCGCTCGCGGATCCTCGAAGCCGAGCAGGAGCGCGCCGCCGGCGAACGGGCCAGCGAGCGCCGCGCCCAGGTGGGGACCGGCGAGCGCAGCGAGAAGATCCGCACCTACAACTTCCCCCAGACCCGCATCACGGATCACCGCGCGAGCGTGACCCTCCACAAGCTCGACGCCGCACTCGAAGGCGACCTCGACGAGTTGCTCGACGCGGTCCACAGCTTCATGAACGCCAAGAACATGGAGCCCGATCCGGCGTGA
- the hisH gene encoding imidazole glycerol phosphate synthase subunit HisH produces the protein MTSSTSPGPRVAVVDYGAGNLRSVSRALERSGMTPVVTGDASELTRADAIVLPGVGAFADAVGKLQAQGLDSAVRKAIESGTPYLGLCLGLQLLFEECDEHGVNAGLGLLAGRVERFPDPGQPGAPPHVPHIGWNAVQFQGDHPVTQRLGAGDTYYFVHSYRAVPKDEAILAGTVDYGAPFAAAVARDNVFAVQFHPEKSQSAGRRLLDAFAAWIAS, from the coding sequence TTGACCTCCTCCACCTCCCCCGGTCCGCGCGTGGCCGTCGTCGACTACGGCGCCGGCAACCTGCGCAGTGTGTCTCGTGCCCTCGAGCGCTCGGGCATGACCCCCGTCGTGACCGGCGACGCGAGTGAGTTGACCCGCGCCGACGCGATCGTCCTGCCGGGCGTCGGCGCCTTCGCCGACGCGGTCGGGAAGCTCCAGGCCCAGGGCCTCGACAGCGCGGTCCGCAAGGCCATCGAGTCCGGGACGCCCTATCTGGGGCTGTGCCTCGGGCTGCAGCTGCTCTTCGAAGAGTGCGACGAGCACGGCGTGAACGCGGGGCTGGGTCTGTTGGCGGGGAGGGTCGAGCGCTTTCCGGACCCGGGCCAACCGGGCGCTCCGCCCCATGTACCCCACATCGGTTGGAACGCCGTGCAGTTCCAGGGCGACCACCCGGTCACCCAGCGACTGGGCGCCGGCGACACCTACTATTTCGTGCACTCGTATCGCGCGGTACCGAAGGACGAGGCGATCCTCGCCGGCACCGTCGACTACGGGGCGCCCTTCGCGGCGGCCGTGGCACGCGACAACGTGTTCGCCGTGCAGTTCCATCCCGAGAAGAGTCAGTCGGCCGGACGCCGACTGCTCGACGCCTTCGCCGCCTGGATCGCGTCGTGA
- the hisB gene encoding imidazoleglycerol-phosphate dehydratase HisB — MSKTTPPSSRRASLHRKTKETDIRVSIDLDGSGSYQIETGIPFFDHMLESFAKHGLFDLEISATGDIDVDLHHTVEDVGITLGQAMREALGDASGIRRYGQQLLPMAEAKVEVAVDVSNRPYLVYQVPLDNTTIGQFDATLAEDFFYAFAHNAGLDLHVDLRYGKSPHHVVEAAFKGAARALRVALEIDPRGVGLPTVKGAL; from the coding sequence ATGAGCAAGACGACCCCCCCGTCATCGCGCCGCGCCAGCCTCCACCGGAAGACGAAAGAGACGGACATCCGCGTCTCCATCGACCTGGACGGCAGCGGCAGCTACCAGATCGAGACCGGCATTCCGTTCTTCGATCACATGCTCGAGAGCTTCGCGAAGCACGGGCTCTTCGATCTCGAGATCTCTGCCACGGGCGACATCGATGTCGACCTTCACCACACGGTGGAGGACGTGGGCATCACCCTGGGCCAGGCGATGCGCGAAGCCCTGGGCGACGCCAGCGGCATCCGCCGCTACGGCCAGCAGCTGCTGCCGATGGCCGAGGCGAAGGTCGAGGTCGCGGTCGACGTCTCGAACCGGCCCTACCTCGTCTACCAGGTTCCGCTCGACAACACGACGATCGGTCAGTTCGACGCCACTCTGGCGGAGGACTTCTTCTACGCCTTCGCCCACAACGCGGGGCTCGATCTCCACGTGGATCTCCGGTACGGGAAGAGTCCCCACCACGTCGTCGAGGCGGCGTTCAAGGGCGCGGCCCGCGCGCTGCGCGTCGCACTCGAGATCGACCCACGCGGCGTCGGCCTCCCGACCGTCAAGGGCGCGCTCTAG
- the murA gene encoding UDP-N-acetylglucosamine 1-carboxyvinyltransferase — MQRIVVRGGATLQGEVAASGSKNSTLALMAAGLLARGETRLSNVPRLRDVSAMLEILRALGARAEWDPDDEHAVLIDASTIRSPEAPYDLVRKMRASFLVLGPLLARFGSARVSEPGGCAIGVRPVDQHLKGLRALGAKLSLDHGYVEAQAARLIGGRVSFDLTTVNGTQNVMMAAALAEGETVIENAAREPEVLELAEVLLKMGAEIRGAGSDRILIHGVDSLRGIRHAVAGDRIEAGTLLAAGLTTGGDVRVTGVDPANLESTLDKLRECGAQLETDATSVQLRSPARPQALSFTTAPFPGFPTDMQAQLMATLCVAEGASVVTERVFENRFMHVPELQRMGADITLSGRSAHVRGVARLSGAQVMATDLRASAGLVVAALAAEGETVINRVYHIDRGYERIEEKLRTLGAEIRREG; from the coding sequence ATGCAGCGCATCGTGGTCCGGGGGGGAGCGACGCTCCAAGGTGAGGTCGCCGCGTCGGGTTCGAAGAACTCGACGCTGGCGTTGATGGCGGCAGGCCTGCTGGCCCGCGGCGAAACGCGGTTGTCGAACGTGCCGCGGCTCCGCGACGTGTCGGCGATGCTCGAGATTCTGCGGGCGCTGGGTGCGCGCGCGGAGTGGGATCCGGACGACGAGCACGCCGTGCTCATCGACGCGAGCACCATTCGCAGCCCGGAGGCGCCCTACGACCTCGTGCGCAAGATGCGCGCGTCGTTCCTGGTGCTCGGTCCGCTGCTGGCCCGCTTCGGCAGCGCGCGGGTCTCCGAACCCGGCGGCTGCGCGATTGGCGTGCGTCCGGTCGATCAGCACCTGAAAGGGCTCCGTGCGCTGGGCGCGAAGCTGTCCCTCGACCACGGCTACGTCGAAGCCCAGGCGGCGCGCCTCATCGGCGGCCGCGTCAGCTTCGATCTCACGACCGTGAACGGCACCCAGAACGTGATGATGGCCGCCGCGCTCGCAGAGGGCGAAACCGTCATCGAGAACGCCGCGCGCGAGCCGGAAGTGCTCGAGCTCGCCGAGGTGCTCTTGAAGATGGGCGCCGAGATTCGCGGCGCCGGCAGTGACCGCATCCTGATCCACGGCGTCGATTCGCTGCGCGGCATTCGCCACGCGGTCGCGGGCGACCGGATCGAAGCGGGTACGCTGCTCGCGGCCGGGCTCACGACCGGCGGTGACGTGCGCGTCACTGGGGTCGACCCGGCGAATCTCGAATCGACGCTCGACAAGCTCCGCGAGTGCGGAGCGCAGCTCGAGACCGATGCCACGAGCGTGCAGCTGCGCTCGCCGGCACGCCCCCAGGCGCTCAGCTTCACCACGGCGCCCTTCCCGGGTTTCCCGACCGACATGCAGGCGCAGCTGATGGCGACGCTGTGCGTGGCGGAGGGAGCGAGCGTGGTGACCGAACGCGTCTTCGAGAACCGCTTCATGCACGTCCCCGAACTGCAGCGTATGGGCGCCGATATCACCTTGTCGGGACGCTCGGCTCACGTGCGTGGCGTGGCGCGGCTCTCGGGAGCTCAAGTCATGGCGACAGACCTGCGTGCCTCGGCAGGTCTGGTCGTGGCGGCACTCGCCGCCGAGGGAGAAACGGTGATCAACCGCGTCTACCACATCGATCGAGGCTATGAACGAATCGAGGAGAAACTCCGCACACTCGGAGCGGAGATCCGACGGGAGGGCTAG